One genomic window of Candidatus Methylacidiphilales bacterium includes the following:
- a CDS encoding J domain-containing protein has product MNAFAILGLEARPLIDPEVLKEAHLRAVARDHPDANPTGSSERVREVNQAREILSRDRSRLLHLIDCTGEGSASTQAALPGTLGDLFGPVAETLGRVRAQLRSHAGAESALEKAGLMPAGLALFDDLQALRQKILSLRGEWEQRLREVDAAWVEGRPDNRALAEIALVLGFLDRWTEQIDEQAFRLSETLA; this is encoded by the coding sequence ATGAATGCCTTTGCCATTCTGGGACTGGAAGCGCGTCCCCTGATCGATCCCGAAGTCCTGAAGGAGGCACATCTCCGAGCGGTCGCCCGTGACCATCCGGATGCGAATCCCACCGGATCCAGTGAGCGGGTTCGCGAAGTCAACCAGGCACGTGAAATCCTTTCCCGGGACCGATCACGACTCCTTCATCTCATCGACTGCACGGGGGAAGGATCAGCTTCAACGCAGGCGGCCTTGCCGGGTACCCTAGGAGATCTATTCGGCCCGGTGGCCGAGACGTTGGGCCGGGTGCGCGCGCAGTTGCGATCGCACGCCGGGGCCGAGTCGGCGCTGGAGAAGGCGGGCCTGATGCCCGCGGGACTGGCCCTCTTCGACGATCTCCAGGCGCTGCGCCAGAAAATTCTGTCCCTGCGCGGAGAATGGGAACAACGCCTGCGCGAAGTGGATGCCGCCTGGGTAGAGGGACGTCCCGACAACCGGGCGCTGGCCGAGATCGCGCTGGTGCTTGGATTCCTGGATCGTTGGACCGAGCAGATTGACGAACAGGCCTTCCGGCTTTCGGAGACCCTGGCATGA
- a CDS encoding NADH-quinone oxidoreductase subunit N — protein sequence MTSLLLLPEVQLTLWAIFLLVVECCRREITLDEVALMALLGIGLVLAGTWLQPLLLPGVEAVPGAISPFYTVDALAIFFKRFFLVSTFLVVWMAREHAAQLPIARHEFLILPLFTTVGMLLLASARDFMTLFVALELITVSFYVLVAYQRDRAASLEAGTKYLVVGALSTGFLVYGIAFIFGTVGGTSFKALEVYLVTQPLTPALMLGMLLVLSALGFKVAAVPFHAWAPDVYQGAPAPVSAFLSVASKAAGVVAFLRLFAFGGFMNNKMYPYIAGTLAVLGALTVLLGNLAAMPQRNLKRMLGYSSIGNAGFILMGLSCLSAPGVQAVLVYLGVYLIATLLAFFILVLLARDGASEDIPQLAGLYRRSPLLATGLTVALVSLAGIPPLAGFLGKLGIFAAIWLPGSATVPGNNWLLIPAIIGAVAGLYFYLGPVRSMFWNEPMRDAAPVPVRPSSRLLVVVLAALLVILGFWQQPLADLVAPVLGPVPGSPVSSAR from the coding sequence AGTGGCCCTGATGGCCCTGCTGGGAATCGGCCTGGTGTTGGCTGGAACCTGGTTGCAGCCCCTTCTGCTTCCCGGGGTCGAAGCGGTCCCCGGTGCGATCAGCCCCTTCTACACCGTCGATGCGCTTGCCATCTTCTTCAAGCGCTTCTTCCTGGTCTCGACCTTCCTGGTGGTTTGGATGGCCCGGGAACACGCGGCCCAGCTGCCCATCGCCCGACATGAATTCCTGATCCTGCCACTTTTCACCACGGTCGGCATGCTGCTTCTCGCCTCGGCCCGGGATTTCATGACCCTCTTCGTGGCCCTGGAGTTGATCACTGTTTCTTTTTACGTCCTGGTGGCCTACCAGCGCGATCGTGCGGCCTCGTTGGAAGCGGGGACCAAGTATCTGGTGGTGGGAGCCCTCTCGACCGGGTTCCTCGTTTATGGGATCGCTTTCATTTTCGGCACGGTCGGGGGGACTTCGTTCAAGGCGCTGGAGGTTTATCTGGTCACCCAACCGTTGACGCCGGCCCTGATGCTGGGGATGTTGCTGGTGCTTTCGGCCCTCGGATTCAAAGTGGCGGCGGTTCCCTTCCATGCCTGGGCTCCGGATGTCTACCAAGGAGCCCCGGCTCCTGTCTCTGCTTTCCTTTCCGTGGCCTCGAAAGCCGCGGGTGTGGTGGCCTTTCTGCGGCTCTTCGCCTTTGGCGGGTTCATGAACAACAAGATGTATCCCTACATCGCGGGCACTCTGGCCGTGCTCGGTGCCTTGACCGTGTTGTTGGGCAACTTGGCGGCGATGCCCCAGCGAAATCTCAAGCGCATGCTGGGTTACTCCAGCATTGGCAACGCCGGATTCATTCTCATGGGATTGAGTTGCCTCAGTGCACCCGGTGTGCAGGCGGTGCTGGTCTACCTTGGTGTTTACCTCATCGCCACACTGTTGGCCTTTTTCATCCTGGTGCTGTTGGCGCGCGATGGCGCCAGCGAGGATATTCCCCAGTTGGCCGGTCTATACCGTCGGTCTCCGTTGCTGGCAACGGGATTGACCGTGGCCCTGGTTTCATTGGCCGGCATTCCTCCGTTGGCCGGTTTTTTGGGCAAGCTGGGGATTTTTGCCGCCATCTGGCTGCCGGGATCGGCCACGGTTCCCGGCAACAACTGGCTGCTGATCCCGGCGATCATCGGAGCGGTGGCTGGACTATACTTCTACCTTGGCCCGGTTCGCTCCATGTTTTGGAATGAACCCATGCGCGATGCCGCTCCGGTTCCGGTGCGACCCTCATCCCGCCTCTTGGTGGTGGTTCTGGCGGCCCTCTTGGTCATTCTGGGTTTCTGGCAACAACCGCTGGCGGATCTGGTGGCCCCGGTGCTCGGCCCCGTCCCCGGAAGCCCGGTTTCCTCGGCACGTTGA
- a CDS encoding iron-sulfur cluster assembly accessory protein, whose translation MSQVADPLPYKLGNEKLVRLTEKAAERLAALLTRQKRPQGALRVSVIGGGCSGLQYKMDLIDGPVSRDILVRSREVNIVVDPKSALFVSGSEIDFSDDLQKGGFKVTNPNASAHCSCGESFSA comes from the coding sequence ATGTCCCAGGTTGCTGATCCCTTGCCCTATAAACTGGGCAACGAAAAGCTTGTCCGTCTGACTGAAAAAGCCGCCGAGCGGCTGGCCGCACTGCTGACTCGGCAGAAACGTCCCCAAGGGGCGCTTCGGGTTTCGGTGATTGGCGGTGGTTGTTCCGGTCTGCAATACAAGATGGATCTGATCGATGGTCCGGTGTCGCGCGACATCCTCGTCCGGTCGCGCGAGGTCAACATCGTGGTCGACCCCAAAAGCGCCCTTTTTGTTTCGGGGTCCGAGATTGATTTCAGCGACGATCTGCAGAAGGGGGGATTCAAGGTCACGAATCCCAACGCCAGTGCGCATTGTTCCTGCGGCGAGAGTTTCAGCGCCTGA